A window of Gallaecimonas kandeliae genomic DNA:
GAAACGCTACAACCCGGACCAGAAGGCGGTGCGCTCCGAGTCGAACCTGGAGGAGAATCACAGCGGCGGCAGCACCACTGGCGGCATCCCTGGTGCCCTGTCCAACCAGCCGCCGGCGGCCTCCCAGATCCCGGAAGACGCCAAGGACGCCTCCCAGACAGAGAGCAAGGCCCCCGGCTCCAGCCGTTCCGAGAGCACCAAGAACTACGAATTGAACACCACCATCAGCTACACCCAGCAGCAGGTCGGGGTGGTGGACCGCATGACGGTGTCGGTGGCGGTGGACTACAAGAACGAACCCCAGGCCGACGGCACCACCAAGAAGGTGCCCCGTAGCCCCGAAGAGCTGGCGGACATCAAGAAACTGCTGATGGCGGGCCTCGGCATCAACCCGGCCAGGGGTGACACCCTGGAGGTGTTGTCGGTGCCTTTCGCCCGTCCCCAGGCCGTTACCGACACCGCCATGCCCCTCTACGAGCAGCCCTGGTTTGCGCGGCTGTTCAAGGTGCTGGCCGGCGCCCTCATCATAGTGGTGCTGATCTTCGTGGTGGTGCGGCCCCTGCTCAAACGCCTGCTGGGCCCGGCCCAGCAGAGTACCGACCTGGCCTATGGCGGCTACGGCGGTGACATGGGTGGTGACGCCCTGGAGAGCCTGGCCAGCCTCGAAGAAGAGGACGCCCTGGTGCCCGGCGTGACCCTGGTGGGTGGCGTCAAGCTCCCGGATCTCCGTAAGGATGAAGAAGTGCTCAAGGCTATCCGCGCCTTGGTGGCCAACGAACCTGAGCTGTCGGCCCAGGTGGTGAAAGGGTGGTTGACCCAAGATGGCAAATGAGAAAAAAGAACCCTTTGACGTCAGCAAGCTGAACGGCATCGAGAAGACCGCCATACTGCTGCTGAGCCTCACCGAGGAAGACGCCGCCTCCATACTGCGCCACATGGAGCCCAAGCAGGTCCAGAAGGTGGGCATGATGATGGCGTCCATGGAAGACTTCAGCCAGGACAAGGTGCTGGCGGTGCACAAGTCCTTCATCGAGGACATCCAGCAGTATTCCAGCATCGGCTTCGACTCCCAGGACTTCATCCGCAAGGCCCTGAACCATGCCCTGGGTGAGGACAAGGCCAGCGCCCTTATCGACAAGATCATCCTCGGCGGCAACGCCACCGGCCTGGATTCGCTGAAATGGATGGACGCCCGCCAGGTGGCCAGCATCATCCAGAACGAGCACCCCCAGATCCAGACCATAGTGCTGTCCTACCTGGACCCGGACCAGAGCGCCGAAATTTTGTCTCAGTTCCCGGAGCGGGTGCGCCTGGATCTCCTGATGCGTATCGCCAACCTCGAAGAGGTGCAACCGGCGGCCCTGCAGGAGCTGAACGAGATCATGGAGAAACAGTTCGCCGGCCAGAGCGGGGCCCAGGCGGCCAAGATGGGCGGCCTCAAGGCCGCCGCCAACATCATGAACTACCTGGATACGGCCGTGGAAAACCAGCTGATGGAAGGTATCCGCGAGACAGACGAAGAACTCAGCCAGCAGATCCAGGATCTGATGTTCGTCTTCGAAAACCTCGCCGAGGTCGACGATCGGGCCATCCAGGCGCTGCTGCGCGAAGTGCCCCAGGACGTGCTGATCAAGGCCCTCAAGGGCGCCGACGACAGCCTGCGCGAGAAGATGTTCAAGAACATGTCCAAACGCGCCGCCGAATTGATGAGGGACGACCTGGAAGCCATGGGCCCCATCCGCATCTCCGAAGTGGAAGCGGCCCAGAAAGAGATCCTGGGCATTGCCCGCCGCCTGTCCGACGCCGGCGAGATCTCCCTGGGCACCGGCAGTTCCGAAGAATTCCTCTAAGAGGCCTAGTGGTAGAATCTAAGGGGGCCTAGTGGTCAAAGATATCCAGCGCTGGCAAGGGGCGGACTTCACGCCCCAGACACAGGACGAGGTCAGCCGCGCCCTCAACATCCACAGGCGCAAGCAGCAGGCCGATCCCGAGCCTGAAGACAGCCGTCCTCAGGGGATCAGCATCAATGAACTGGAAGAGTTGCGCGCCGCCGCTCACGAAGAGGGCTTTGCCGAGGGCCGCAGCGAGGGCCAGGCCGCCGGCCACGCCGAGGGCCATGCCCAGGGTCTGATGGAAGGCCAGCAGCAAGGCTACCAACAGGGCCTGCAGGAAGGTCTCAAGGCCGGCCAGCAGCAGATCCAGGAGGCCCTCCAGCACTGGCAGGGCTTGGCCGACGAGCTGGCCGCCCCCCTGGAAGACAAGGACCAACGCCTCGAAGGCCAACTGGTGCAGCTGCTGATCGCCGGCATGCAGGCGGTGCTGGGCCATGAGCTCAAGACAGATCCCCATATCATCCACCACCTGATCCGCCAGGGCATTGACGCCCTGTCCGACGACGACAGCCAGCTTGTCATCGAAGTGGCTCCTACCGACGCCCGCCTGCTGCGGGACCATTACGGTGAGACCGAACTCCAGGACAGGCGCTGGAAGCTGCGCGAAGATCCCACCCTCAAGCACGGCCAATGCCGTATCGAGAACGGCCAGTCCCTGGTGGAACTGGATCTGCAGGATCGGCTGCGCGTCCTCTGCCAGGGCCTGCTGCTGGAAGCTGGGCTGGACCATGAGTGAGCGGCCGCCCCTGGACCAGCGCCTCGGCCGCTACGAGCGGCTGATGCAGCTGCCGCGGCCCAGCGTTGCCGGCCGCCTGGTGCGGGTGGTGGGCCTGGCCCTGGAAGCCCAGGGCTGCCGCGCGCCCATAGGGTCGCTGTGCCGCATCGAAGGCCATAGCCAGGACGTGGAAGCCGAAGTGGTGGGCTTTGGCAACAACACCCTCTACCTGATGCCCAACCAGGACGTGTCCGGCATATTGCCCGGCGCCCGCGTCACCCCCCTCGGCGTTTCCGCCACCCTGCCGGTGGGGATGACGCTGCTTGGCCGGGTGGTGGACGGCCTGGGCCGGCCCCTGGACGGCCTCGGCGCCGTGCGGGCCGAGAACAGGGTCGGCTTCAAGGGCCAGCCCCTCAACCCCCTGACCCGCAGGCCTATCCGCAAACCCCTGGACGTGGGGGTGCGGGCCATCAACAGCCTGCTCACCGTCGGCCAGGGCCAGCGCATGGGCCTCTTCGCCGGTTCCGGTGTCGGCAAGTCGGTGCTGCTGGGGATGATGACCAAGGGCACCAGTGCCGATGTCATCGTCGTCGGCCTGGTGGGGGAGCGGGGCCGGGAGGTACGGGAGTTCATCGACGAGATCCTCGGCGCCGAGGGCCGGGAGCGGGCCGTGGTGGTGGCGGCACCTGCCGACACCAGCCCCCTGATGCGCCTCAAGGCATGCGAGACGGCCCTGACCTTCGCCGAGTATTTCCGCGACCAGGGCCTCAACGTACTGCTGCTGATCGACTCCCTGACCCGCTATGCCCAGGCCCAGCGGGAGATCGCCCTGGCCGTGGGTGAGCCCCCGGCCACCAAGGGCTACCCGCCTTCCGTGTTTGCCCGCCTGCCGGGCCTTGTTGAGCGGGCCGGCAACGGCGGCGACGGCCAAGGCGGCATCACCGCCTTCTTCACCGTCCTCTCCGAAGGGGACGATCTCCAGGACCCCATCGCCGACGCCGCCCGGGCCATCCTCGACGGCCACATAGTGCTGTCCAGGGCCCTGGCCGATTCCGGCCATTACCCGGCCATCGACGTGGGGGCCTCTGTCTCCCGGGTCATGCCCCAAGTCACCTCAGAGGGCCACCAACAGCAGGCGAGGGCGGTCAAGGCCCTGTTCAGCGCTTATGAACAATCCCGTGACCTCATTCAGGTGGGGGCCTACCGCCAGGGCTCGGATCCCAAGGTGGACATGGCCATCCGCCTCAAGGAACCCATGAACCTCTTCCTGCGCCAGGCCATGCAGGAAGTCTGTCCTTATGACGAATGCCTGCAGGCCTTGGAAATGCTGGCCAAGGCGGCCGGGGAGGGCGCATGAGCAAGGCTTTGAACCTGGTGCTGGAGCAGCGCCAGAAACTGGAAGATCAGGCCCTGGCCCACCTGGCCCAGGCCCGCCAAGCCTTGCAGGCGCTGCAGACCAAGTACAATACCTTGCAGCGTTACCGCAACGACTACCTGCGGGAGATGCAGCAGAAGGCCGGCAACGGCCTGGCCGCCGCCAACCTGCTCCACTACCAGAACTTCGTGGCTCGCCTCGATAGCGGCCTGGCCGATCTCAACCAGCAGCTCACCCAGAGCCAGCAGGCCGTGGCCAGCCGCGAACAGGGCTGGCGCAGCGCCCGCCAGGACACCAAGGCCATAGAGCTGCTGCTGGAGCGCAAGGCCGCCGAAGCCCGGTTGGCCGGCCAGCGCCGCGAACAGCGGGAGCTGGATGATCTGGTCAGCCGCCGTGTTGGAACACCCCTTGCATAATATTTCTCAGTTGCCCGATCCCGGACCCTGTTATGCAAGTCACCGCCCCAGCAAAATCATCCCAAGTCCTTGAACCCAAAGGTTCGACGGCCAAGGCCGACGATCAGGGCCAGGGCGGTTTCGCCAATGTCCTGGGCCAGGCCCTGGGCGGCAGCGGCAAGGCCGTGCCGGAAAACCGCCGTACCGAGGGCCATGACCATAAGGCCCCTGCCGCCAAGGGGCAGGATCCCCAGGCCCAGCCCCAGAACCATGAAACCCTGGCTCCCAAGGACAGTGACACCAAGACGGCAAGCGCCAAAGGCGCAGGCGATCAGGTGGCCGATGCCAAGGCGCAGGAGGCCCAAACGGATCAGGGCGGGCAGACCGAGGACGGCGACGCCTTATTGACGCTGGTCAGCCAGGCCCAGCAGCAGCTGCAGCCGGCCGCCAAGGACGTGGCGGCCGATGCGAGCGCTAAAGAGGCTGCCCTGGCCGCCGCCCAAGGGCCTGGCTCCTTGGCCGGCAAGGGGCAGCCGGCCAAGG
This region includes:
- the fliG gene encoding flagellar motor switch protein FliG — encoded protein: MANEKKEPFDVSKLNGIEKTAILLLSLTEEDAASILRHMEPKQVQKVGMMMASMEDFSQDKVLAVHKSFIEDIQQYSSIGFDSQDFIRKALNHALGEDKASALIDKIILGGNATGLDSLKWMDARQVASIIQNEHPQIQTIVLSYLDPDQSAEILSQFPERVRLDLLMRIANLEEVQPAALQELNEIMEKQFAGQSGAQAAKMGGLKAAANIMNYLDTAVENQLMEGIRETDEELSQQIQDLMFVFENLAEVDDRAIQALLREVPQDVLIKALKGADDSLREKMFKNMSKRAAELMRDDLEAMGPIRISEVEAAQKEILGIARRLSDAGEISLGTGSSEEFL
- a CDS encoding flagellar assembly protein FliH — its product is MVKDIQRWQGADFTPQTQDEVSRALNIHRRKQQADPEPEDSRPQGISINELEELRAAAHEEGFAEGRSEGQAAGHAEGHAQGLMEGQQQGYQQGLQEGLKAGQQQIQEALQHWQGLADELAAPLEDKDQRLEGQLVQLLIAGMQAVLGHELKTDPHIIHHLIRQGIDALSDDDSQLVIEVAPTDARLLRDHYGETELQDRRWKLREDPTLKHGQCRIENGQSLVELDLQDRLRVLCQGLLLEAGLDHE
- the fliI gene encoding flagellar protein export ATPase FliI, which codes for MSERPPLDQRLGRYERLMQLPRPSVAGRLVRVVGLALEAQGCRAPIGSLCRIEGHSQDVEAEVVGFGNNTLYLMPNQDVSGILPGARVTPLGVSATLPVGMTLLGRVVDGLGRPLDGLGAVRAENRVGFKGQPLNPLTRRPIRKPLDVGVRAINSLLTVGQGQRMGLFAGSGVGKSVLLGMMTKGTSADVIVVGLVGERGREVREFIDEILGAEGRERAVVVAAPADTSPLMRLKACETALTFAEYFRDQGLNVLLLIDSLTRYAQAQREIALAVGEPPATKGYPPSVFARLPGLVERAGNGGDGQGGITAFFTVLSEGDDLQDPIADAARAILDGHIVLSRALADSGHYPAIDVGASVSRVMPQVTSEGHQQQARAVKALFSAYEQSRDLIQVGAYRQGSDPKVDMAIRLKEPMNLFLRQAMQEVCPYDECLQALEMLAKAAGEGA
- the fliJ gene encoding flagellar export protein FliJ, whose product is MSKALNLVLEQRQKLEDQALAHLAQARQALQALQTKYNTLQRYRNDYLREMQQKAGNGLAAANLLHYQNFVARLDSGLADLNQQLTQSQQAVASREQGWRSARQDTKAIELLLERKAAEARLAGQRREQRELDDLVSRRVGTPLA